The genomic segment TCGGTATAGCAATATTGGAATTGTCGAGATTGCCAGAAACGGCGCCAAATTTATATTATTTGATATGGCTCTTAATCAGAAATGTGTCATTGTCCTTTCAGATAATTATATTTCGGGCAACGATTTACTGATAGCCATAACATCGGCAGTGTTTCAGTGCTTTAATCATGAGCAGTTGCGCGAAGGCAGCATGCTGGGGTTTGGGCTTTTGTTTCAAGACGATATGCAGTCGGGGGAGTTTAACGTAATGTATTCCACCGGATTTTCATCTGCGAATATTTCTCTGCGTGAGGCACTGATAACTCAGTTTCATTTGCCGGTACTGGAGGAGTATTCTCAGGTTTACACCTTAACCAATGCCTTACATCAGAATGAAACGCTTAAAAACAGTGCTCATATTGCAATAGGTAGTAAGGTGCTTGTCAGTATTACTTTAGCAGGAGAGCACCTGCAACTGCGGGACGGACGTTTTTCGGATATTACGCCGTTGCTATCCAACGCCAATCAAGAAATACCAATGTTGCTTGAAGATAAAATTGGCCAAACTGAAAACTCTGCCGATATGCTTGCAAACCAAACCGGTTTCATAACAATTTTGGTAGACCAGCTTGCAGTTTCTATTTCAGCCCTATGTACATTGTTCCCGCTTGAAACAATCTTTTTATCCGGGAAGATAACCAAAATAAACGGATTTGTAGAAGCTGTTTTCAAGCGCGTTCAAAATGCAATCTATCCTTTGATTGCACCCAAGTTTGATATTTCAAGTTCTGAACCCGCCAATTTGGCAACTGTTTTGGCAGAGAACTTGAGAAAGAATGTACTTTGTTCGTTATAAATTATTTTATAGGAAGAGGGAGACGTGAATGAATTTTAAACAAATGATTGCGGACAACAAATTCTCGTTGGTGGTCAGTTTACCATCCAACAACTTGGATTTGGCAAAGGCTGCCCTTGAAGGAGGTGCACAGGCGGTTAAAGTACACTGTAATGTATGGCACAGGGCAAGCGGGCATACGTTTGGTACGTATCAGGAGAACAAACCTTTTCTAAAAGAGCTTATTTCTCTTTGTGGGGATGTACCTGTTGGCCTGGTGCCGGGCGCAGAAGAGGCTTTTATTACGGTTGAAGATCGTTTGGAACTTGAATCTATGGGGCTTGGTTTTTTTTCGTCCTATATCCACCATTTACCTTGCCACATGATGGAAAGCGAAAAGCTTGTAAAAATGGCGGCGATTGATTATACATACAACCAGAATACGCTTGATGCGGTTAAAAACTCTGCTATTGATGTATTAGAGTGCAGTGTGCAGCCGGGCGAAAACTACGGTACACCGCTTAACTATGCGGATATTTTGCGCTATTCAGACATTGCTGGCAAAAGCGGAAAAAACTGTCTTATCCCCACGCAAAGAAATATTAAGCCGCAAGAGGTGAAACACCTTGCAGACGCAGGTTGCAAAGCGGTTATGATAGGCGCCATAGTCATGGGGAAAGAACCCGACGCCGAGCAAGTAAAATCGGTTACCGCAGCCTTTCGCAATGCAATAGATGCTATTTAAAAATATGATAACGCGTAAAAATAAGGGCTGCCGGCCCTAAAAAAAGGAGCACAGTTATGTTACAGGGGAGTTTAATTATCGTAGCGTTCCTTGTTATTGCAAGTTTAATGATGACAAAAAAACTGCCTACTTTGGTAGCATTGCCTTTGATGGCTGTTTTGATTTGTATCATTGCCGGAGTACCCGCTGTGGGGACTGATGCAGAGGGTAAAGCAATCGGTTGGCTGCAAACTGTCATCGAAGCAGGTACGGTTCGCATGGGCAGCGCCATTATGGCTGTTATTTTTGGTGCATGGCTTGGCCAGCTGATGAATAAAACCGGCGTTACCGAAAGCATTATCAAAAAAAGCGCCGAGCTGGGCGGTGACCGCCCATTGGTAGTTACAATTATAATGGTAGTAGCTTGTTCTGTATTATTTACTACACTTTCCGGTTTGGGTTCAATCATTATGGTTGGCTCCATCGTATTGCCAATCTTAATTTCGGTAGGGGTACCGGCTCTGACTGCGGCATGTATTTTTTTAATGGCTTTTACCACCGGAATTACCTTTAACATTGCAAACTGGAAAACATTTTCCAGCATATTCAGCATTGATATAGAACAGATAAAAGGTTTTGAAATGTACTTAGCAATAGCTACATTTGTAGCAACACTTATATTCGTATTTATTGAGTTTAAAAAGAACGGCATCAAATTTAGCTTTTCTGCACCGGTAAAAGAAGAAGCAGCAACAAAACAGCTAAGAGGATTTTCGAGTATTATGGCAATGTTAACCCCATTAATCCCGATAGTTTTGGTTGCTGGTTTTAAAATACCGGTTATACCGTCTTTTATAGCAGGCATTATCTGGATACTTGTGTTTACCTCGAAGGGCTTTTCAAAAGCGATGAACCTTTTAGTTAAAACTTGTTTTGACGGCATCGCAGACTCTGCACCTGCCGTAATCTTGATGATTGGCATTGGTGTTTTGTACCTCGCCGTTACACATACAATGGTGAAGGACGTTCTCAGCCCGTTTTTACTTGCGGTAGTACCTTCAAACAAGCTGGGCTATATTATTTTCTTCTGTGTACTCGCGCCGTTGTCGCTTTACAGAGGCCCGATGAACCTGTTTGGTTTGGGCTCCGGAATAGCTGCACTTATTATAGGGCTTGGTACATTGTCACCGCTTGCCGTTATGGGTGCTTTTCTTGCTGCAGAGCGTATTCAAGGCTGTGGAGACCCCACCAATACACAAAACGTTTGGACAGCAAACTTTGCGGAGGTTGATGTAAACGGCATCACCAAAAAACTGCTGCCTTATCTGTGGGTTATTTCGATATTTGGTGTTATTCTGTCAGCCGTATTGTATTATTAACACAAAACTTGCCAAGCTGTGGAAGAAATTATTTCTTCTGCAGCTGAGAGCAGTATATTTGATTTTTAAATATGCTGCTCTCAGCTGCAAAGCCATTTACATTTTTGGAGGACGCTATATGAAAGTTCGCATAGGGATTGACGTTGGCGGTACATTTACCGATGCTGCCGCCATAAACAACGATACATATGAATTGATAGGTACGGTAAAGGTTCCAACCACTCATACAGCCCAAGAGGGTGTAGCCGCAGGCATTATAGAAGTGTTACATAAGCTTATGGAACAATGCAACATAAAACCCGAGGATGTTATTTTTATTGCACACGGTACAACTCAAGCAACCAATGCATTGTTGGAGGGCGATGTTGCCGAAGTGGGGATTATAACCCTTGGTACGGGTTTGGAAGGTGCAAAAAGCAAAAGTGACACAACAATGGGAAGTATTGAACTCGCGCCCGGTAAATTTTTAAAATCTCAAAATGCTTATATTGATACTGGGGCGGCAGGCGATTTAAAACAAGCTATTAAAAAAGGTGTAGAAGAGCTTGTTAAAAACGGAGCCAATAGCATAGTGGCGGCAGAAGCATTCAGCGTTGATGACCCAACAAACGAAAACACAGCGGTACATCTATGTACAGGACTTGGCGTACCAAGCACCGCCACCAATGATGTTTCTAAGTTATATGGCTTGAAAACGCGTACAAGAACCGCTGTTGTCAATGCAAGTATCATGCCGAAAATGCTTGAGGCTGCCACTATGACAGAGCAGAGTATTTTCAACGCAGACATTAAAAGTCCGCTTATGGTTATGCGCTGCGATGGAGGGGTTATGACGGTTGAAGAAGTACGCAACCGCCCTATCCTTACCATACTTTCGGGCCCTGCGGCGGGTGTTGCAGGTGCATTGATGTATGAAAAGCTTACGGATGGAATCTTCTTTGAGGTGGGCGGCACTTCAACTGATATTTCCTGTGTTAAAGACGGTAAGGTAATGATTAAATATGCCGAGGTAGGCGGACACAAAACCTATCTAAACAGCCTTGATGTGCGTACCGTCGGTATAGGCGGAGGAAGTATGGTTCAGGTAAAAGGCGGCAAGGCGGTAGAAACCGGCCCCCGCAGTGCACATATTGCCAATTTAAAATACGAGGTTTATACAAAAGCAGAACAAATCGTAAATCCTCGCCTCACAACCATACGGCCAACCCCAACAGACCCCGAATATGCGTGCATAGAATGCGACAACGGCATAAAAGTGGCGCTTACCATGGCAGGTGCCGCTAATATTGCCGGATATGTGCGTGAAGGAGATTATGCTTACGGTGATGTTGAAGCCGCCAAAAAAGCATGGAAGCCACTTGCAGATAATATGGGGTGTACAGTAGAAAAAGCAGCTGAACAGGTTCTTACCTTTGCCGCAGCCAAAAATGCCCAAACAACGGCACAACTTATGAAGGATTATAATATGGACCCTCGTACAACTATGTTTGTGGGCGGCGGAGGTGGCGGGGCTGTTGTAGTACCTCATCTTGCAAAAACTATGGAACTCAGCTATCGGATTGCTAAAAACGCACCGGTCATATCCACCATAGGTGTTGCACTTGCTATGGTACGCGATATGGTAGAACGTACGGTAGCCAATCCCACAGACCAAGACATCATCAGTGTACGAAGAGAGGCTGAACTCAAGGCAATCCAAAACGGTGCAGCCCCCGGAACGATTGAAGTTTCGGTAGAGGTAGATACACAGCGCAATGTAATAAGGGCAATCGCAGTTGGTGCTACCGAATTAAGAAGTAAAAACTTGCTAAACCGTCAACTCAGCAAGGATGAACTGTTGAAAACAGTGGCTGAAAATTTGGGCGTTGCGCAGTCTCATTTAAAAATAACCGCCGAAAACAAGACTGTTTATGCAGTTCAATACGATAAAATAGAAAAAAAGCTCTTCGGTTTAAGAAAGAAAAAAACTCATCCCCTGCGCCTTATTGATGATGAAGGCGTTATCCGTTTGCAGAAAAACAATGCATGGGTGAAACAATCAGCAGTTAAACAATGGCGAAACGATGCAGGCTTTTTAATTGAAGAGCTCACAGTATACAACGATGGCGGTGCAAACCTGCCGAATATTTATATTGTGATTGGAAAACGCATTATTGATTTATCCGGTTTGCAAAATGATGACCAGATTTACAGCCTTGGCGATGTTGAGCTTTCAGGTTGCGGAGAAGATGAACCCATAATTATTGCCTGCACAAAGCGTGTGGACGCATAAGAAAAAGGAGAATAACGATGCCGCAGGATGCTTTTCCTTTCCCAAAAATAGAACTTGCCTACAAAGAACTCAGCTATGATTTGTGCTTTGCAAAAATCCCCGTAGAGGACAGAGAAAAAATTGTACATTCCGCATGGCAAAAAGGCAAAAAGGCAGCGGAATCTATATTGAAAAAGCATAACGGCGAAACCAGCTTTTTTAAGCTTGCGGTAGAGTGTGGGCTGCAATGTGAAGAACAGGATAGGGATTGTGTCATCGGCAACCGCAGGTATTTCAGCGATTATCTTTCAGGTCAAAACAAAATAATTCTCCATTTAAAATCCATAGCTCTGTGGGCAGAGCAAAACAACCTTGCTATCTCTACGGCGAAAAATATGATTTTAGGCCATGAGTTCTTTCATTTTTTAGAATATACAAAAATCGGTCTTACAAGCCGCGAATATATGGTACCTGCCGTTTCAATTGGTTCTTTCAAGTTTGGTAAAACAGGGGTTCGGGCTTTGAGTGAAATAGGCGCACATGCCTTTGTAAGAACCTATTTTGAACTTTTGCAAAATTGGGAGGCATAATATGAATAATTGTTTAAACTATGATGTTGTTGTGATAGGCGGAGGACCTGCGGGAGCAACTGCGGCGATAGCTGCAGCGAGAGAAGGCGCAAAAACGCTGTTGGTTGAACAAAACGGATACCTTGGCGGTATGCTTACAATGGCAGGTACAGGGCCGCAAATGACTTTTCATGCAGGCAGTACACAGGTTGTAAAAGGCATACCGGATGAAATAGTAGAACGCTTAAAGCAACTTGGGATGTCGCCCGGGCATATGGAGGATTTTGTGGGTTATGCAAGCAGCATTACCCCATTTGACGCTGAGGGCATGAAGCTGGTGCTTGAAACGATGGCGCAAGAGGCAGGCGTAACACTGCTTTACCATACAGTTTATACAGGTTGTACCGTGGAAAAAGGGAGCATTCAGCAGGTGCGCCTTTTTGCGAAAAATGGTTTTTTTAATGTTACTGCAAAAGTGTTTATAGATTGTTCCGCCGATGCAGACCTTGCAACACACGCCGGTATTCCCAGTATTTATGGGCGAGAAAGCGACAACCTTGCGCAGCCAATGACCATGAATGTAAAGGTTGCAAACGTAAACCGCGATATGGTTATGAAATATATTGTTCAAAACAAAAACGATATGCTTCATACCATCCCTTTTGACCGTTTGCAGCAACTAGCACGTACCGGCATGCAGGGTGCGTATTCCGTAATCAAGCTTGCAAAGCAAAATGGCAAGTTTAACATAGACCGTGATATGGTTCTGTGCTTCGAAACAAATAATAAAGGCGAGTTTATCCTCAACATGAGCCGCATTGCCAATAAATCGGCTGTTGATGCGTTTGATTTAACGGATGCTGAAATTGAAGGCAGACGGCAGGCTCACCAAATAGTTGCTTTTATGAAGAAGTATATACCCGGGTTTGAAA from the Hydrogenoanaerobacterium saccharovorans genome contains:
- a CDS encoding MarR family transcriptional regulator, producing MKKSGLKDMKKINRTIIIENILKKGSMSRIELAQATELSPSTVSGLVGEMIQENLLAETGAQASTGGRSRIELSINNRYSNIGIVEIARNGAKFILFDMALNQKCVIVLSDNYISGNDLLIAITSAVFQCFNHEQLREGSMLGFGLLFQDDMQSGEFNVMYSTGFSSANISLREALITQFHLPVLEEYSQVYTLTNALHQNETLKNSAHIAIGSKVLVSITLAGEHLQLRDGRFSDITPLLSNANQEIPMLLEDKIGQTENSADMLANQTGFITILVDQLAVSISALCTLFPLETIFLSGKITKINGFVEAVFKRVQNAIYPLIAPKFDISSSEPANLATVLAENLRKNVLCSL
- a CDS encoding C4-dicarboxylate ABC transporter; translated protein: MLQGSLIIVAFLVIASLMMTKKLPTLVALPLMAVLICIIAGVPAVGTDAEGKAIGWLQTVIEAGTVRMGSAIMAVIFGAWLGQLMNKTGVTESIIKKSAELGGDRPLVVTIIMVVACSVLFTTLSGLGSIIMVGSIVLPILISVGVPALTAACIFLMAFTTGITFNIANWKTFSSIFSIDIEQIKGFEMYLAIATFVATLIFVFIEFKKNGIKFSFSAPVKEEAATKQLRGFSSIMAMLTPLIPIVLVAGFKIPVIPSFIAGIIWILVFTSKGFSKAMNLLVKTCFDGIADSAPAVILMIGIGVLYLAVTHTMVKDVLSPFLLAVVPSNKLGYIIFFCVLAPLSLYRGPMNLFGLGSGIAALIIGLGTLSPLAVMGAFLAAERIQGCGDPTNTQNVWTANFAEVDVNGITKKLLPYLWVISIFGVILSAVLYY
- a CDS encoding hydantoinase/oxoprolinase family protein; its protein translation is MKVRIGIDVGGTFTDAAAINNDTYELIGTVKVPTTHTAQEGVAAGIIEVLHKLMEQCNIKPEDVIFIAHGTTQATNALLEGDVAEVGIITLGTGLEGAKSKSDTTMGSIELAPGKFLKSQNAYIDTGAAGDLKQAIKKGVEELVKNGANSIVAAEAFSVDDPTNENTAVHLCTGLGVPSTATNDVSKLYGLKTRTRTAVVNASIMPKMLEAATMTEQSIFNADIKSPLMVMRCDGGVMTVEEVRNRPILTILSGPAAGVAGALMYEKLTDGIFFEVGGTSTDISCVKDGKVMIKYAEVGGHKTYLNSLDVRTVGIGGGSMVQVKGGKAVETGPRSAHIANLKYEVYTKAEQIVNPRLTTIRPTPTDPEYACIECDNGIKVALTMAGAANIAGYVREGDYAYGDVEAAKKAWKPLADNMGCTVEKAAEQVLTFAAAKNAQTTAQLMKDYNMDPRTTMFVGGGGGGAVVVPHLAKTMELSYRIAKNAPVISTIGVALAMVRDMVERTVANPTDQDIISVRREAELKAIQNGAAPGTIEVSVEVDTQRNVIRAIAVGATELRSKNLLNRQLSKDELLKTVAENLGVAQSHLKITAENKTVYAVQYDKIEKKLFGLRKKKTHPLRLIDDEGVIRLQKNNAWVKQSAVKQWRNDAGFLIEELTVYNDGGANLPNIYIVIGKRIIDLSGLQNDDQIYSLGDVELSGCGEDEPIIIACTKRVDA
- a CDS encoding FAD-dependent oxidoreductase produces the protein MNNCLNYDVVVIGGGPAGATAAIAAAREGAKTLLVEQNGYLGGMLTMAGTGPQMTFHAGSTQVVKGIPDEIVERLKQLGMSPGHMEDFVGYASSITPFDAEGMKLVLETMAQEAGVTLLYHTVYTGCTVEKGSIQQVRLFAKNGFFNVTAKVFIDCSADADLATHAGIPSIYGRESDNLAQPMTMNVKVANVNRDMVMKYIVQNKNDMLHTIPFDRLQQLARTGMQGAYSVIKLAKQNGKFNIDRDMVLCFETNNKGEFILNMSRIANKSAVDAFDLTDAEIEGRRQAHQIVAFMKKYIPGFENCHIVMTGPHIGVRESRKIEGVYKLTAEDLLSNRMFEDAIAMGGYPIDIHSPDGESTKHCFLKPGSWYSIPYRCLITNQISNLVVAGRCISATHEACAAVRVTPILMAIAQAAGTAAAHSAQNNIAVNCIDINYLRNRLKKNNVFLGEYNA